GAGGCCAGCAGCGCCGCGCCCGCGCAGCCCGATGACGGCAAGCTGATCGAGGTCACCATCAGCGCCGATGGCGTGTACTCGGTGAACAACCACCTGCTGCCCAAGAGCGACCTGGATACCCTGACCGAGGCGATCGAGAAGGAGTCCGGCGGTGACATCACCCTGCCGCTGGCCATCAGCGCCGACGGCAAGACCCCGCACCAGGCCGTGGTCACCGCAATGGATGCGGCCGGCAAGCTCGGCTTCAGCAAGTTGCGCATGACCACCGTCGAGGCCGCGCAGGGCAACCCCTGATGGCCTTCGCCGACCGTCTGCTTGCCGCCTGGTACGCCGGGCACCCGGCACTGGCCTTGCTGCGCCCGCTGGAGGCCCTGTACCGGCGGGTGGTGACGCGCAAGCGCGCGCGCTTCCTCAGTGGCCAGAGCGCCAGCTATCGCGCCCCGGTGCCGGTGATCGTGGTGGGCAACATCACCGTGGGCGGCACCGGCAAGACGCCGATGATCCTCTGGCTGATCGAGCACTGCCGCCGGCAGGGGCTCAAGGTTGGCGTGGTCAGCCGTGGCTACGGGGCCAAGCCACCCCAGTACCCGTGGCGCGTCAGCGCCGATCAGCCGGCCGGGCAGGCCGGTGACGAGCCTTTGCTGATCGTCCAGCGCAGCGGTGTGCCGCTGATGATCGACCCTGACCGCTCGCGTGCGGTCCAGGCGTTGCTGGCCAGTGACGCGCCAGACCTGATTCTCTGCGACGACGGCATGCAGCACTACCGCCTGGCCCGCGACCTGGAACTGGTGCTGATCGATGCCGCCCGTGGCCTGGGCAACCGCCGCTGCCTGCCAGCCGGCCCGCTGCGCGAACCCGCCGAGCGCCTGGGCGAGGCGGACGCGGTGCTGTTCAATGGCGCCGAGGCCGACCGCGACGACGGCTTCGCCTTCGGCCTGCAGCCCTCGGCGCTGATCAACCTGCGCAGTGGCGAGCGCCGTGGCCTCGACCTGTTCCCTGCCGGCCAGGCGCTGCACGCCGTGGCCGGCATCGGCAACCCGCAACGTTTCTTCAACACCCTGCTGGGGCTAAACTGGCAGCCGGTGCCGCACCCCTTCGCCGACCATGCGCCGTACAGCCGCGAGGTGCTGTCGTTCAGCCCCTCGCTGCCGCTGGTGATGACCGAGAAGGATGCGGTGAAATGCCGGCCCTTCGCCGCCGAAGACTGGTGGTACCTGGCCGTCGATGCCGTGCCGTCACCGGCGTTTCGCGCCTGGTTCGACGCCCAGCTCGACCGCCTGTTGCCTGGCCGTCCCCGGCCCTGAGCCTTTTTCATTTTCCGGCCACTGGCCTCAAGGAAACCTCCATGGACACCAAACTGCTCGATATCCTGGCCTGCCCGATCACCAAGGGCCCGCTCAAGCTCAGCGCCGACAAGAGCGAGCTGATCAGCAAGGGCGCGGGCCTGGCCTACCCGATCCGCGACGGCATTCCGGTGATGCTGGAGAGCGAGGCGCGCACCCTGACCGACGACGAGCGCCTGGACAAATGAGCCTGGCCTTCACCGTGGTGATCCCTGCCCGGCTGCGTTCCACGCGCCTGCCGGGCAAGCCCTTGCTGCCGATCGCCGGCAAGCCGATGGTCCAGCATGTGTGGGAACAAGCGCGCAAGAGCGGCGCCGCGCGGGTGGTCATCGCCACCGACGACGCCGGCATTGTCGCGGCCTGCCAGGCGTTCGGCGCCGAAGTGCTGCTGACGCGCGCCGACCACGAGTCGGGCACCGACCGCCTGGCCGAAGTGGCCACCCAGCTGGGCTTGGCCGCCGATGCCATCATCGTCAATGTGCAGGGCGACGAGCCGCTGATTCCGCCGGTGATCATCGACCAGGTAGCAGCCAACCTCGCCGCGCACCCCGAGGCCGGCATCGCCACCCTGGCCGAGCCGATCCACGCCCCGGAAACCATCTTCAACCCCAATGCAGTAAAGGTGGTGAGCGATAAGCACGGCCTGGCCCTGACCTTCAGTCGTGCCCCGCTGCCCTGGGCCCGCGACGCCTTCGCCGCGGACCGCGAGCGCATGCCACAGGATGTGCCGTACCGTCGCCATATCGGCATGTACGCCTACCGCGTGGGCTTCCTGCAGGACTTCGTCGCCTGGGGCCCGTGCTGGCTGGAGCAGACCGAGTCGCTGGAGCAACTGCGCGCCCTGTGGCACGGCGTGCGCATCCATGTCGCCGACGCCATCGAGGCGCCGGCTGTGGGCGTGGATACCCCTGAAGACCTGGAGCGCGTCCGGCGCTTGCTGGAGGCCTGATGCGCGTCCTGTTCGTCTGCCTCGGCAACATCTGCCGTTCGCCAACTGCCGAAGGCGTGCTGCGCCACCAATTGCAGGCCGCAGGCCTCGGTGATGTGGTGCAGGTAGCCTCCGCCGGCACCGGCGACTGGCATGTGGGCAAGGCGCCCGACAACCGTACCTGCAAGGCCGCCCTGGCCCGTGGCTACGACCTGTCGCGCCAGCGTGCCCAGCAGGTCAAAACGGCGCACTTTGCCGAGTACGACCTGGTGCTGGCCATGGACAAGAGCAACCTGGGCAACCTGCAGGCGCTGCGCCCGCACAACGCCAAGGGCGAGCTCGACCTGTTCCTGCGCCGTTATGGCGCGGCCCTGGATGAAGTACCGGACCCTTACTACGGCGGCGCCGAGGGCTTCGAGCAGGTGCTTGACCTGATCGAGGCGGCCTGCCGCGAGCTGGTCGTGGAAATCAAGGGGCGGTTATGACGGCGCACTGGCAGGAGCGGGTGTCGCTCAAGCCCTACAACACCTTTGGCATTGATGTCAGTGCCCGCTATTTCACCCAGGCCCATGACGACGACGAGGTCCGCGATGCCTTGGCCCAGGCTGCCGAGCGGCAGGTGCCGGTGCTGGTGATCGGCGGCGGCAGCAACCTGTTGCTGTCCCGCGATGTCGAGGCCCTGGTGCTGCACATGGCCAGCCGTGGTCGACGCCTGCTCAGCGACGATGGACAGCGCGTGGTGGTGGAGGCCGAGGCCGGTGAGCCGTGGCATCCGTTCGTGCAGTGGAGCCTTGCGCAAGGCTTGTGCGGGCTGGAGAACCTCAGCTTGATCCCCGGCACCGTGGGCGCCGCGCCGATGCAGAACGTCGGTGCCTATGGCGTGGAGATCAAGGATGTGTTCGCCGGCTTGACCGCGCTGGATCGCGAGACCGGTGAATTGCGGGATTTCTCGCTGGAGGCGTGCGCCTTTGGCTACCGCGACAGCCTGTTCAAGCGCACTCCCGGGCGCTGGCTGATCCTGCGCGTGCGCTTTGCCTTGAGCCGCACCTTGCAGGCACACCTGGACTATGGCCCGGTGCGTCAACGCCTGGCGGAGCAGGGCGTCGATCAGCCGAGCGCGCAGGCGATCAGCGAGGCGATCTGCAGCATCCGCCGGGAGAAGCTGCCGGACCCGGCCGAGCTGGGCAATGCCGGAAGCTTCTTCAAGAATCCGGTGGTGCCGGCGGCGCTGGTTGAGCGGATTCGCGCACAGTACCCGGGCGTGGTGGCTTATCCACAGGCCGATGGCCAGGTGAAGCTGGCGGCCGGCTGGCTGATCGAGCAGGCGGGCTGGAAAGGCTATCGCGATGGCGATGCCGGGGTGCACCGTTTGCAGTCGCTGGTGCTGGTCAATTATGGCCAGGCGAGCGGGGCGCAGTTGCATGGGCTGGCGCAGCGGATCCAGGCGGATATCCTCGAACGCTTCGGGGTGGCGCTTGAGATGGAGCCGAACCTGTACTGATCAGTGCCAGCACCGCGTCGCCTGGTTCGCCGGCAAGGCCGGCTCCTACGGGGGGTGGTGGTTTGAGGTAGGAGCCAGCCTTGCTGGCGAACCAGGCCAAAGACGTACTTGATACGACAGCGGTAAAGAAAAAGCCCCGCCAGTTCGCACTGGCGGGGCTTTTTCATTCAGCCGTGGCTATCAACCGTGATGAGGCTTGTGCTCATCGGCGGTGTCCAGCGCCGGTGCCGGGGCTGCTTCGGCGGCGGCCTGGGCAGCAGCGGCGGCTGCGGCTTCGGCTTCACGCTTGCGACGACGCACTTCACGTGGGTCGTTCGGCGCGCGGCCGTTGGACAGCATGACGGTAGCGGGCTCGACCGGCGCTTCGACCGGGGTCTGCTCGGCAACCACTGGAGCAGGCTCGGCGACTGGCGCTTCGACCACTTCAGGCTGGGCTTCGGCTACCGGAGCAGGCTGCTCGGCAACGGGTGCCTCGACTTCGGCCGCTTCGACAACCTGGGCCTGCTCGATCTCACCGGCTTCAACCACAGGGGCTGGTTCGACCGCTGCAGGTTCTGCAGGGGCTGGGACGGCGGCGGCAGGCTGCTCGGCGACGGCTTCTTCGATCACTGGTTGTGGCGCGACTTCAACCACGGGCTCGATGCTCGGCTCGACGGCGACGACCGGCTCGCTGACAGGTTGCTCGACCGCTGGGGCGATCTCGACCTGCTCGACCTGCTCGGCTTGCTCGGCGACGACCTCGACGGCTTCGACCTGGGCCTGCTCGACCACCGCGGTGGCGCGCTCAGCCTGCTGGTTGGCTTCGGCGTCGGCTTCGGCGCTGATGTTGCTGGTGGCAACGGCGGCGGTGACGGCGATGCCGGCGGCCAATTCGGCACCCAGCTCGGTGGCCTGGTGCTGCTGTGGCTGCTGCTCTTCACCGGCGTCTTCGTCGCCGCCATCGATCAGCTCGCCATTGGCGTTGCGCTGGCGCTCGCGGCGGTTGCTGCGACGACGCTGGCCACGGGAACGGCGGCGTGGACGCTCGCCATCGGCGCCTTCCTGCTCGTCCTGCAGCAGCTCTTCGTTCGGCAACTGCTCTTCGACCAGCTCGGCGGCCTGTTCGGCAACCTGCTCGTCAGGGCGCGGCTGGCGCTCTTCGCGCGGCGGACGCGGCTGGCGTTCTTCACGCGGGGCACGCTCTTCGCGTGGCGCGCGCTCTTCACGCGGGGCACGTTCCTCGCGTGGCTGGCGCTCTTCGCGTGGGGCGCGCTCTTCGCGTGGTGCACGTTCTTCACGTGGGGCACGCTCTTCGCGGGCTACACGTTCTTCGCGCGGGGCACGTTCTTCACGGGGCTGGCGCTCTTCGCGGGCGACGGCTGGGGTGGCGTCCAGCGGCTCGCGCAGTTCACGCACGCGCTCTTCGCGGTTGCCACGGCGGTCTTCGCGCGGCTGACGTGGCTGACGCTCTTCGCGTGGGGCGCGTTCTTCACGTGGTGCACGTTCCTCGCGAGGGGCGCGTTCTTCACGGGGCTGGCGCTCTTCACGCGGAGCACGTTCGCTGCGCTCTTCGCGCGGCTTGCGGTCTTCGTCGCGGCGGCCATTGCGGTTGCGGCTCTGCTGGCGACCGTTGCGGCGCTCCTCGTTGCGCGCTGGGCGCTCGGTAGCCGGCTTCTCGGTGCTCACGGCCGGGGCGGCGGCAGG
The window above is part of the Pseudomonas muyukensis genome. Proteins encoded here:
- the murB gene encoding UDP-N-acetylmuramate dehydrogenase; this encodes MTAHWQERVSLKPYNTFGIDVSARYFTQAHDDDEVRDALAQAAERQVPVLVIGGGSNLLLSRDVEALVLHMASRGRRLLSDDGQRVVVEAEAGEPWHPFVQWSLAQGLCGLENLSLIPGTVGAAPMQNVGAYGVEIKDVFAGLTALDRETGELRDFSLEACAFGYRDSLFKRTPGRWLILRVRFALSRTLQAHLDYGPVRQRLAEQGVDQPSAQAISEAICSIRREKLPDPAELGNAGSFFKNPVVPAALVERIRAQYPGVVAYPQADGQVKLAAGWLIEQAGWKGYRDGDAGVHRLQSLVLVNYGQASGAQLHGLAQRIQADILERFGVALEMEPNLY
- a CDS encoding low molecular weight protein-tyrosine-phosphatase; the encoded protein is MRVLFVCLGNICRSPTAEGVLRHQLQAAGLGDVVQVASAGTGDWHVGKAPDNRTCKAALARGYDLSRQRAQQVKTAHFAEYDLVLAMDKSNLGNLQALRPHNAKGELDLFLRRYGAALDEVPDPYYGGAEGFEQVLDLIEAACRELVVEIKGRL
- a CDS encoding Trm112 family protein, with translation MDTKLLDILACPITKGPLKLSADKSELISKGAGLAYPIRDGIPVMLESEARTLTDDERLDK
- a CDS encoding ExbD/TolR family protein, which produces MKFRRNRQRENVDINLASLIDVVFVLLLFFVVTTTFTRETQLRVELPEASSAAPAQPDDGKLIEVTISADGVYSVNNHLLPKSDLDTLTEAIEKESGGDITLPLAISADGKTPHQAVVTAMDAAGKLGFSKLRMTTVEAAQGNP
- the lpxK gene encoding tetraacyldisaccharide 4'-kinase; translated protein: MAFADRLLAAWYAGHPALALLRPLEALYRRVVTRKRARFLSGQSASYRAPVPVIVVGNITVGGTGKTPMILWLIEHCRRQGLKVGVVSRGYGAKPPQYPWRVSADQPAGQAGDEPLLIVQRSGVPLMIDPDRSRAVQALLASDAPDLILCDDGMQHYRLARDLELVLIDAARGLGNRRCLPAGPLREPAERLGEADAVLFNGAEADRDDGFAFGLQPSALINLRSGERRGLDLFPAGQALHAVAGIGNPQRFFNTLLGLNWQPVPHPFADHAPYSREVLSFSPSLPLVMTEKDAVKCRPFAAEDWWYLAVDAVPSPAFRAWFDAQLDRLLPGRPRP
- the kdsB gene encoding 3-deoxy-manno-octulosonate cytidylyltransferase, with the translated sequence MSLAFTVVIPARLRSTRLPGKPLLPIAGKPMVQHVWEQARKSGAARVVIATDDAGIVAACQAFGAEVLLTRADHESGTDRLAEVATQLGLAADAIIVNVQGDEPLIPPVIIDQVAANLAAHPEAGIATLAEPIHAPETIFNPNAVKVVSDKHGLALTFSRAPLPWARDAFAADRERMPQDVPYRRHIGMYAYRVGFLQDFVAWGPCWLEQTESLEQLRALWHGVRIHVADAIEAPAVGVDTPEDLERVRRLLEA